Proteins encoded together in one Impatiens glandulifera chromosome 1, dImpGla2.1, whole genome shotgun sequence window:
- the LOC124926895 gene encoding chlorophyll(ide) b reductase NOL, chloroplastic-like isoform X2, producing MAMINAALTFSTYNHFPTSPLFPYFYSRCHSLSSSQKSFHGVAFPSSLVTSAIYKTPASMSVRADVTPLNREQVAPPFNVLITGSTKGIGFALAKEFLKTGDNVIVCSRSAERVESALQSLIHDFGQQRVAQHVMLDRGKM from the exons ATGGCGATGATTAATGCGGCCCTTACCTTCTCAACCTACAATCACTTTCCTACTTCACCGCTCTTTCCATACTTCTATAGCCGTTGCCACTCTCTATCGTCCTCCCAAAAAAGCTTCCATGGAGTGGCTTTTCCTTCATCTCTTGTTACTTCTGCAATCTACAAAACTCCAGCTTCAATGTCCGTTAGGGCAGATGTTACTCCTCTTAATAGAGAACAGGTAGCTCCTCCTTTTAATGTACTCATCACAGGCTCTACGAAAG GCATAGGATTTGCACTTGCTAAAGAATTTCTGAAAACAGGAGATAATGTCATTGTCTGCTCAAGATCAG CTGAAAGAGTGGAATCTGCATTGCAGAGCTTAATACATGACTTTGGACAGCAGCGTGT GGCACAACATGTGATGTTAGACAGGGGGAAGATGTGA
- the LOC124926895 gene encoding chlorophyll(ide) b reductase NOL, chloroplastic-like isoform X1: protein MAMINAALTFSTYNHFPTSPLFPYFYSRCHSLSSSQKSFHGVAFPSSLVTSAIYKTPASMSVRADVTPLNREQVAPPFNVLITGSTKGIGFALAKEFLKTGDNVIVCSRSAERVESALQSLIHDFGQQRVWGTTCDVRQGEDVKKLVHFAQQNLKHIDIWENMSYLYMNLLNGQIFPLTPKEASVPHFCNWVQHW, encoded by the exons ATGGCGATGATTAATGCGGCCCTTACCTTCTCAACCTACAATCACTTTCCTACTTCACCGCTCTTTCCATACTTCTATAGCCGTTGCCACTCTCTATCGTCCTCCCAAAAAAGCTTCCATGGAGTGGCTTTTCCTTCATCTCTTGTTACTTCTGCAATCTACAAAACTCCAGCTTCAATGTCCGTTAGGGCAGATGTTACTCCTCTTAATAGAGAACAGGTAGCTCCTCCTTTTAATGTACTCATCACAGGCTCTACGAAAG GCATAGGATTTGCACTTGCTAAAGAATTTCTGAAAACAGGAGATAATGTCATTGTCTGCTCAAGATCAG CTGAAAGAGTGGAATCTGCATTGCAGAGCTTAATACATGACTTTGGACAGCAGCGTGTGTGG GGCACAACATGTGATGTTAGACAGGGGGAAGATGTGAAGAAGTTAGTTCATTTTGCTCAACAAAATCTAAAACATATCGATATATGG GaaaatatgtcatatttatacATGAACTTACTTAATGGGCAAATATTCCCACTAACACCAAAAGAAGCGAGTGTACCACACTTCTGTAATTGGGTGCAACATTGGTAA